One genomic window of Geoanaerobacter pelophilus includes the following:
- a CDS encoding MCP four helix bundle domain-containing protein: MFKNMNLSKRLGLGFGVLLVLMVALIWVGVSGMAKIEDSIERIVTINMVRIDMVNDLSRDIGNIGINVRNMIVNDNPEKKKEYSERIAKFREEYSKSFKKVEELTTKTDTKSWELINNLKQDITVSSNLNNKVMALAMAGKDKEAALVLSKEAAPAERAVSKEVEDLLQHNMERNKARYEEAVATYNKSRNFMFGLGAVAILLGIFTAFFLTRSTLKQLGADPKEVGEVANLVAVGDLNREINLKVGDTTSVMAAMKKMVDTIRLLVADASMLSDAAIAGKLDTRADASKHQGDFQKIVVGVNETLDAVIGPLNVAAEYVDRIAKGDIPPKITDSYSGDFNEIKNNLNQAIDAVNALVADANMLSAAAVAGKLDTRADASKHQGDFRAIVSGVNDTLDAVIGPLNVAAEYVDRIAKGDIPPRITDQYNGDFNEIKNNLNQAIDAVNAMVADAVMLSKAAVEGKLATRADASKHHGDFQKIVSGVNDTLDAVIGPLNVAAEYVDKISKGIMPPLISDNYNGDFNAIKNNLNILIDANTRITAAAREVASG, encoded by the coding sequence ATGTTCAAGAACATGAATCTCAGTAAACGGCTAGGGTTGGGTTTTGGTGTGCTTCTTGTGTTAATGGTGGCCCTGATCTGGGTAGGTGTCAGCGGCATGGCCAAAATTGAAGATAGTATCGAACGGATCGTCACCATCAACATGGTTAGAATCGACATGGTAAATGACTTGAGCCGGGATATTGGCAACATCGGGATCAATGTCCGGAATATGATCGTCAATGACAACCCGGAAAAGAAGAAGGAGTACAGCGAGCGGATTGCCAAGTTCCGCGAGGAATATTCCAAGAGTTTCAAAAAAGTAGAAGAGTTGACCACCAAGACCGACACTAAGTCTTGGGAGCTTATTAACAACTTGAAGCAGGATATAACTGTCTCCAGCAACCTGAATAACAAAGTAATGGCCCTGGCCATGGCCGGTAAGGACAAGGAGGCTGCCCTGGTGCTGAGCAAAGAGGCGGCACCGGCTGAACGTGCCGTATCAAAAGAGGTTGAAGATCTGCTACAGCACAACATGGAGAGGAATAAAGCGCGCTACGAAGAGGCTGTGGCCACCTATAACAAGTCTCGTAATTTCATGTTTGGCCTGGGCGCTGTCGCTATTCTACTGGGAATCTTTACGGCCTTTTTCCTGACCCGTTCAACCTTAAAACAGCTGGGTGCCGATCCGAAAGAGGTCGGTGAAGTTGCCAACCTGGTCGCTGTAGGCGATCTCAACCGTGAGATTAATCTCAAGGTCGGCGACACGACCAGCGTCATGGCCGCCATGAAGAAGATGGTGGATACCATCCGGTTGCTGGTAGCCGATGCCTCCATGCTGTCCGATGCCGCCATTGCCGGCAAGCTGGACACCCGCGCTGACGCCTCCAAGCATCAGGGCGACTTCCAGAAGATTGTCGTTGGTGTCAATGAGACCTTAGATGCCGTCATCGGACCGCTTAACGTCGCCGCCGAGTATGTTGACCGGATCGCCAAAGGCGACATTCCGCCGAAGATCACTGACAGCTACAGTGGTGACTTCAATGAAATCAAAAACAACCTTAATCAGGCGATAGACGCCGTCAATGCCCTGGTGGCCGACGCCAACATGCTATCTGCTGCCGCCGTAGCCGGCAAACTCGACACCCGGGCCGACGCCAGCAAACACCAGGGTGACTTCAGAGCCATCGTTTCCGGGGTCAACGACACTTTGGATGCCGTCATCGGCCCGCTTAACGTCGCAGCCGAATATGTTGACCGGATCGCCAAAGGCGACATCCCGCCGCGGATCACCGATCAATACAATGGTGACTTCAATGAAATCAAAAACAACCTCAATCAGGCGATAGACGCCGTCAATGCCATGGTAGCCGATGCCGTCATGCTCAGCAAGGCAGCAGTAGAAGGCAAACTTGCCACTCGAGCCGACGCCAGCAAACACCACGGCGACTTCCAGAAGATCGTCTCCGGCGTCAATGACACTCTCGACGCCGTCATCGGGCCACTGAACGTTGCCGCCGAATATGTCGACAAGATCAGCAAAGGGATCATGCCGCCGCTCATCAGCGACAACTACAACGGCGACTTTAATGCCATCAAGAACAACCTCAACATCCTCATCGATGCCAATACCCGGATCACCGCCGCAGCGCGCGAAGTAGCAAGCGGCA
- a CDS encoding MBL fold metallo-hydrolase, whose protein sequence is MKVISLRGSPDIYSCRAYLVLGDWNRIEDVNTLIDVGTDGSIIGEIEAISTGIGKRAVEQVIITHNHFDHVGGIDAIIKRFKPHIFSYGDLGRGESRLRGWETLRMGDRDCQVFHTPGHSSDSICLYSPEEKALFPGDTPLRILTPGGTYSREFLSCLQKLASLNIQSVYPGHDDPILTDAHSMILHTLSVVRKSQISP, encoded by the coding sequence ATGAAAGTAATTTCTTTACGTGGCAGTCCCGATATTTACAGTTGTCGTGCCTACCTGGTATTGGGCGACTGGAACCGGATCGAAGATGTCAATACCTTGATTGATGTGGGGACAGACGGGTCGATAATCGGTGAAATCGAAGCGATATCAACCGGAATAGGTAAACGTGCCGTAGAGCAGGTGATCATCACCCACAATCACTTCGACCATGTTGGTGGCATTGATGCCATTATAAAAAGGTTCAAGCCTCATATTTTCTCATATGGCGACCTCGGACGGGGTGAGTCTCGTTTGCGTGGCTGGGAGACCTTACGCATGGGCGATAGGGATTGCCAGGTATTCCATACCCCTGGTCACTCCAGTGACTCGATCTGCCTCTATTCTCCCGAAGAAAAAGCACTCTTTCCCGGCGATACGCCGCTGCGAATTCTTACTCCAGGCGGTACCTACTCCAGGGAGTTCCTGTCTTGTCTGCAAAAACTGGCATCGCTTAATATTCAGTCAGTATATCCCGGACATGATGACCCAATCCTCACAGACGCCCACAGCATGATTCTCCACACCCTCTCAGTTGTTCGAAAGAGCCAAATCAGCCCCTGA
- a CDS encoding CheR family methyltransferase translates to MAFTFFFRDIHTIEHIVRHVVPFASGRSVVKVWDAGCAMGPEPYTLAIVFAENMGKFAYKNLKIDATDIDGSNLFGPIIAEGVYPFEEIQRIPADLLEKYFKPADNKPGHFKIDEAVRTRLTFQKHDLLTLKPIGDNFSLIMCKNVLLHFSQEQRIEVIKMFHSALVPGGFFASEQTQKMPKEVAHLFEQVTPDAQLYRKL, encoded by the coding sequence ATGGCTTTCACCTTCTTTTTCCGCGACATCCACACTATCGAGCATATTGTCCGTCATGTAGTGCCATTTGCCTCAGGGCGCAGCGTGGTGAAAGTATGGGACGCGGGCTGCGCCATGGGGCCGGAACCGTATACCCTGGCCATTGTTTTTGCCGAGAACATGGGGAAATTTGCCTATAAGAATCTCAAAATCGACGCGACAGACATAGACGGCAGCAATCTGTTCGGTCCTATAATCGCAGAAGGGGTCTATCCCTTTGAAGAGATTCAGCGGATACCCGCAGATCTTTTGGAGAAATATTTCAAGCCGGCAGATAACAAGCCGGGGCACTTCAAAATCGATGAGGCCGTCAGGACTCGGCTGACCTTCCAGAAGCATGACCTGCTGACCCTTAAACCTATCGGCGATAACTTCAGCCTGATAATGTGCAAGAATGTGCTACTGCATTTCAGCCAGGAACAGCGGATCGAAGTTATCAAGATGTTCCATTCTGCTTTGGTTCCTGGAGGTTTTTTCGCGAGTGAGCAGACCCAGAAAATGCCAAAGGAGGTTGCGCACCTGTTCGAGCAGGTGACCCCGGATGCCCAGCTCTATAGAAAGCTCTGA